A stretch of the Cucurbita pepo subsp. pepo cultivar mu-cu-16 chromosome LG16, ASM280686v2, whole genome shotgun sequence genome encodes the following:
- the LOC111777533 gene encoding serine carboxypeptidase-like 51 codes for MTKRFVLRFCFILIASFALFHVGTSITHKSQDGTEEWGYVQVRPKAHMFWWLYRSPSRVDAGSKPWPTILWLQGGPGGSGTGFGNFLEIGPLNLNLKTRNSTWLQKADLLFVDNPVGTGYSYVESGGEFSKGDVEAAIDMTTLLAEVSKNNTVGLRNAPLYIFAESYGGKFAVTLALSLLRAIQAGNLTLNLRGVALGNSWMSPEDYTYSWGPLLKDLSRIDDVTLQASNRLALKIKQQIKNKLYENATILWSDLEELIITKSNHVDFYNFMLDLEMDSLASTTITTTTTTSVESNRIDSFEVKKNSRYLSSHIYKPGSGGGLEALMNGPIKQKLTIIPPNVTWGGQSDSVFQFFIGDFMKPRIMEIDELLAKGINVTIYNGQVDLICSTKGTEAWINKLKWKGLKTFINKERTTLFCGNEKQTKGFTKSHQNLHFYWILGAGHFVPVDQPCVTLNMVDAITQSPAS; via the exons ATGACTAAACGGTTTGTTCTTCGTTTTTGCTTCATTCTCATTGCTTCATTTGCTCTGTTTCATGTCGGGACTTCCATAACTCACAAATCTCAAGATGGAACTGAAGAATGGGGCTACGTTCAAGTCAGACCGA AAGCCCATATGTTTTGGTGGCTTTACCGAAGCCCTTCCAGAGTGGACGCTGGTTCCAAGCCATGGCCGACCATTCTTTGGTTGCAGGGCGGACCG GGTGGCTCGGGAACTGGGTTTGGGAACTTCTTGGAAATCGGGCCGTTAAACTTGAACTTGAAGACGAGAAACTCAACATGGCTGCAAAAAGCTGACCTCTTGTTTGTG gACAATCCGGTTGGGACCGGATATAGCTACGTGGAGAGTGGCGGAGAATTTTCGAAGGGCGATGTGGAGGCGGCGATCGACATGACAACTTTGCTAGCTGAGGTTTCGAAGAACAACACTGTCGGCCTACGGAATGCTCCTTTGTACATCTTTGCGGAGTCTTACGGTGGAAAATTCGCCGTCACTTTGGCTTTGTCCCTCCTTCGAGCCATCCAAGCTGGCAATTTGACCCTTAATCTCCGAG GAGTTGCCCTAGGAAACAGTTGGATGTCCCCAGAAGATTATACC TATTCTTGGGGCCCTCTTCTCAAAGATCTCTCGCGAATCGACGACGTGACGTTGCAGGCATCAAATAg GTTAGCATTGAAGATCAAGCAGcaaattaaaaacaagttGTACGAAAATGCAACTATTTTGTGGAGTGATCTTGAAGAATTAATTATCACCAAAAGCAACCACGTG gaTTTCTATAACTTCATGTTGGATTTGGAAATGGACTCATTAGCCTCGACGACGATAACAACTACAACAACCACTAGTGTGGAATCAAATAGAATTGATTCAtttgaagtaaaaaagaaTTCTCGATATCTTAGCTCGCATATATACAAACCAGGAAGTGGAGGAGGCTTGGAAGCTTTGATGAATGGCCCAATCAAGCAAAAACTCACTATTATCCCACCAAATGTCAC ATGGGGAGGTCAATCTGACTCagtctttcaattttttattggaGACTTTATGAAGCCAAGGATTATGGAG ATTGATGAGTTACTAGCTAAAGGAATTAATGTGACTATCTATAACGGTCAa GTCGATCTTATTTGTTCAACCAAGGGAACCGAAGCGTGGATTAATAAGCTcaa gTGGAAAGGGCTAAAGacatttataaacaaagagcGAACCACTTTATTTTGTGGAAACGAGAAGCAAACTAAAGGCTTCACTAAATCGCATCAGAATTTGCACTTCTATTGGATCCTTGGAGCGGGCCATTTt GTTCCAGTGGATCAACCGTGTGTGACATTAAACATGGTGGACGCAATCACACAATCACCAGCTTCTTGA
- the LOC111777337 gene encoding uncharacterized protein LOC111777337 has product MAIAGLHNVSVHDSSFIRESQSQASRQLENESRVSTRASSLLRIWRGLEDEQVVRGTQESVSEGSTDLSRINAPEGQSTVRGGDSENMGMNINENDIDTWSDVQTASQNDDEDSGEFGVVERERVRQIFREWMNSGVGEHTPNVSQMNNSSRAEWLGETEQERVRMIREWVQKNSQQRGTHGGNGEVQTADIGTQVAQICDGLVGSQNEGRIQLARRGIRRLCGRQALLDMVKKAEIERQREIQLLSEQQAVSGFVHRNRIQSLLKSRFLRNNRLTANSRSVSVAESELGLLRQRHTVSGLREGFFSRLDNSVQDQASSRHSDSTSNADDGDSLTDMNSTRSFEVLDDLRVHSEHNNVESHDEASFNTGLTEVRSDLEGSTPEGREDSVHTVESLQEQAAENGLASQMAGINSTEMTDDSGQDVRSILQETAPNLLYHEIPEIDAENHTSVLDVEPSIQQVNTRDENVDIGLVFDPLGRFQDNDLENVDPQESHSHEELNEELGMRVEPNDRQESGFQHDEWENSIEEEISETQLESIATNWSGEFSSTTYRGDTHLQSAPEASHENVIFVEDVPNWLEGLPNQDATSTQRLETFYFPEDDNVHNGEIRELLNRRSVSTLLSSGFRESLDQLIHSYIERQGHGTRDIDETMPPYTSAEQEQEHNRQSEGQAGSVESHSLAVPVPPTLPSRQLWDHELSNGSWPRRDFHQQFGADWDIVNDLRIDMSRLQQRMSNLQRMLETCMDMQLELQRSIKQEVSSALNRAAGSEEMFEDSLPDDEPKWDRVRKGICCICCDNHIDALLYRCGHMCTCSKCANELVEARGKCPMCCAPILEVIRAYSL; this is encoded by the exons ATGGCTATTGCTGGTCTACATAATGTCTCTGTTCATGATTCTTCATTTATTCGAGAATCTCAATCTCAAGCATCAAGGcaattagaaaatgaaagtagAGTAAGCACCCGGGCATCCTCTCTTCTACGTATATGGCGAGGACTTGAGGATGAGCAAGTGGTGAGAGGCACACAGGAGAGTGTTAGTGAAGGATCTACTGATCTCTCAAGAATAAATGCACCTGAAGGGCAAAGTACTGTACGGGGGGGTGATTCTGAGAATATGGGGATGAATATTAATGAGAATGATATTGACACTTGGTCTGACGTACAAACTGCTTCACAAAATGATGATGAGGATTCTGGTGAATTTGGGGTTGTTGAGAGGGAAAGGGTTAGGCAAATTTTTAGAGAATGGATGAATAGTGGTGTGGGGGAACATACACCTAACGTTTCCCAAATGAATAACAGCTCAAGGGCAGAGTGGCTTGGTGAAACAGAGCAGGAGAGGGTGCGAATGATAAGGGAGTGGGTGCAAAAGAATAGCCAGCAGAGAGGTACTCATGGTGGAAATGGGGAAGTCCAAACTGCTGACATTGGTACTCAGGTTGCACAAATTTGTGATGGATTGGTTGGAAGCCAGAATGAAGGCCGGATCCAGCTTGCTCGGAGGGGTATTCGCAGGTTATGTGGCAGACAAGCTCTCCTTGATATGGTCAAGAAGGCTGAGATAGAAAGACAGAGGGAAATTCAACTATTGTCAGAGCAACAAGCCGTATCAGGCTTTGTTCATCGCAACCGCATTCAG TCATTACTCAAAAGTAGATTTTTGCGAAACAACAGACTGACTGCGAATTCTAGATCTGTATCTGTTGCAGAATCCGAGTTAGGCCTTCTAAGGCAAAGACATACAGTCTCTGGTTTGAG GGAAGGATTCTTCTCCAGATTGGACAATTCTGTGCAAGATCAAGCAAGTAGCCGCCATTCTGACTCCACTTCTAACGCTGATGATGGTGATTCTCTAACTGACATGAATAGTACAAGGAGTTTTGAGGTCCTAGATGATCTTCGCGTACATTCTGAGCACAATAATGTGGAAAGTCATGACGAAGCCTCTTTCAACACTGGTCTAACTGAAGTTAGATCTGATTTAGAAGGAAGTACCCCTGAAGGCAGGGAAGACTCTGTTCATACGGTAGAAAGTTTACAAGAACAGGCTGCCGAAAATGGTTTAGCCAGCCAAATGGCAGGTATCAACTCTACGGAAATGACAGATGATTCAGGACAAGATGTGAGAAGCATTTTACAGGAAACTGCCCCAAATCTTTTATACCATGAAATTCCAGAAATCGATGCTGAGAATCATACTAGTGTACTGGATGTTGAACCCTCCATTCAACAAGTTAATACTCGTGATGAAAATGTTGATATTGGATTAGTATTTGATCCTTTGGGAAGATTTCAAGACAATGATCTCGAAAATGTAGATCCGCAGGAATCTCATTCTCACGAGGAGCTGAACGAAGAACTAGGTATGAGAGTTGAGCCAAATGATCGGCAAGAATCTGGTTTTCAACATGATGAATGGGAAAATAGCATTGAAGAAGAGATAAGTGAAACTCAGTTGGAAAGTATTGCTACTAATTGGTCTGGAGAATTCTCGAGTACAACATATAGAGGAGATACTCATTTGCAAAGTGCCCCTGAAGCTTCCCATGAAAATGTTATCTTTGTGGAGGATGTGCCGAATTGGTTAGAGGGCCTTCCTAATCAGGATGCTACATCCACCCAAAGGTTGGAGACCTTTTATTTTCCTGAAGATGATAATGTGCATAATGGAGAAATCAGAGAACTTTTAAACAg GAGAAGTGTTTCTACTCTTCTTAGCAGTGGTTTTCGAGAAAGTCTGGACCAGTTAATACATTCGTACATAGAGAGGCAAGGTCACGGTACTAGGGATATAGACGAGACGATGCCCCCTTACACATCTgcagaacaagaacaagagcaCAACAGACAGAGTGAAGGTCAAGCGGGTTCTGTTGAGAGCCATTCGCTTGCTGTGCCTGTGCCACCTACATTGCCCTCTCGGCAACTTTGGGATCATGAGTTGAGCAATGGGAGTTGGCCACGACGTGATTTCCATCAACAATTTGGAGCT GATTGGGACATCGTTAACGATTTGAGGATTGACATGTCAAGACTGCAACAGAGGATGAGCAACCTACAGAGAATGTTGGAGACATGCATGGATATGCAACTCGAACTGCAGCGCTCAATAAAGCAAGAAGTTTCTTCTGCATTGAACCGAGCAGCTGGTTCAGAAG AGATGTTTGAAGACAGTTTGCCAGATGATGAACCCAAATGGGATCGAGTAAGGAAGGGAATTTGTTGTATATGTTGCGATAACCATATTGATGCTTTGTTGTACAG ATGTGGGCACATGTGCACATGTTCAAAATGTGCTAACGAGTTGGTCGAGGCTCGAGGAAAGTGTCCAATGTGTTGTGCGCCCATACTAGAAGTGATTCGGGCTTACTCCCTTTGA